One genomic segment of Erythrolamprus reginae isolate rEryReg1 chromosome 2, rEryReg1.hap1, whole genome shotgun sequence includes these proteins:
- the LOC139159721 gene encoding major histocompatibility complex class I-related gene protein-like: MEKVGKEDPQYWDRNTGLLRASEEGFREGLEILRNRYNQSEGLHTWQLMYGCELRGDGSKGFFYQYGYEGRTYITFDKETLTWVAPDPQAQITQRKWDGLPGLNQGRKAYLEEICIEWLEKYLSYGNETLLRTEPPVVTVSSRTKVEDGMETHVCRVHGFYPREIDASWMRDGEVWLQDTFHGFLAPNTDGTYHYWISIQIDPKERGRYRCHVEHDGLQDPLDLELKEPTDSKSNLWLIIIGCVVAALVVVGVIAGIAGFLVFFKKRQDGYKAATRRCRDISKAALKRPQDDYNAVPTNDKGSSSSEQGSNQTV; this comes from the exons ATGGAGAAGGTGGGGAAGGAGGATCCCCAATACTGGGATAGAAACACCGGGCTATTACGTGCCTCTGAGGAGGGGTTCAGAGAAGGCCTGGAGATTCTGAGGAATCGCTACAATCAGAGCGAAG GCCTGCACACATGGCAGTTGATGTATGGCTGTGAGCTCCGGGGAGACGGGAGCAAAGGGTTTTTTTATCAGTATGGCTACGAAGGGAGGACCTACATCACCTTCGACAAGGAGACTCTCACTTGGGTGGCTCCCGACCCCCAGGCCCAGATCACCCAGAGGAAATGGGATGGTTTACCAGGATTGAATCAGGGAAGGAAGGCCTACCTGGAGGAAATCTGCATTGAGTGGCTGGAGAAGTACCTGTCCTATGGGAATGAGACGCTGCTGAGGACAG AGCCTCCAGTGGTGACGGTGAGCAGCAGGACGAAGGTGGAGGATGGGATGGAGACGCACGTCTGCCGGGTCCACGGCTTCTACCCCAGGGAGATCGATGCCTCCTGGATGAGGGACGGGGAGGTCTGGCTGCAGGACACCTTCCATGGGTTTCTGGCCCCCAACACAGATGGGACCTACCACTACTGGATCAGCATCCAGATCGACCCCAAAGAGAGGGGCCGCTATCGTTGCCACGTGGAGCACGACGGCCTGCAGGATCCTCTGGACTTGGAGCTGAAGG AACCCACCGATTCAAAATCCAACCTTTGGCTCATCATTATCGGCTGCGTTGTGGCTGCTCTGGTTGTGGTGGGTGTGATTGCTGGGATTGCTGGGTTCCTGGTGTTCTTCA AGAAACGTCAGGATGGCTACAAAGCTGCAACAA GGAGATGTCGGGATATCTCTAAAGCAGCATTAA AGAGACCTCAAGATGACTACAATGCAGTACCAA cAAATGACAAAGGATCCAGCAGTTCAGAGCAGG GGAGCAACCAGACCGTTTAG